In one window of Arthrobacter pascens DNA:
- a CDS encoding response regulator transcription factor, which produces MNLRVLIADDHPVVRGGLRALIETLEGLEVAGEAGDGETAVREAQLLRPDVVLMDVRMPGLDGVEATRRIRAAVPETAVLMLTMYDDDATVFTAMQAGARGYLLKGADQEEIVAAIRAVVTGQAIFGPGVAARILGYFTAPPAPRPAPFPELTAREREILNLLASGRRTTAIAEALFLSPKTVSNHLTSIFAKLEVLDRAAAIIRAREGGLGT; this is translated from the coding sequence ATGAACCTCAGGGTGCTGATCGCGGACGACCATCCTGTGGTGCGCGGCGGGCTCCGGGCGCTGATCGAGACCCTAGAAGGACTCGAGGTGGCCGGCGAGGCAGGCGACGGCGAGACCGCCGTACGAGAGGCCCAACTCCTGCGGCCCGACGTCGTGCTCATGGACGTCCGGATGCCCGGTCTCGACGGCGTGGAGGCCACCCGCCGGATCCGTGCCGCGGTGCCGGAGACGGCCGTGCTCATGCTGACCATGTACGACGACGACGCGACCGTCTTCACCGCGATGCAGGCCGGAGCCCGTGGCTACCTGCTCAAGGGGGCGGATCAGGAGGAGATCGTCGCCGCCATCCGCGCGGTCGTCACCGGGCAGGCGATCTTCGGCCCGGGCGTGGCGGCACGCATCCTGGGCTACTTCACTGCACCACCCGCACCACGGCCCGCCCCCTTCCCGGAGCTCACCGCGCGCGAGCGCGAGATCCTCAATCTGCTCGCGTCCGGACGGCGGACGACGGCGATCGCCGAGGCGCTCTTCCTCTCCCCCAAGACGGTCAGCAACCACCTGACCAGCATCTTCGCCAAGCTCGAGGTGTTGGACCGGGCCGCCGCGATCATCCGCGCCCGTGAAGGCGGGCTCGGCACGTGA
- a CDS encoding sensor histidine kinase → MTAYPALLALAVLGMSAAVSGLALLGVRRVRPSAVLMFLAGLAIISGAILEATGGGYVPRLAFIIGGMLLAPLALTAYPALTWRHPVDFVSLVVIGGSGVLAVVWAESEAAVITMVLVVGCALVAHTWWKIERATDPDRWALKWMALAGSLVGIIMFITPFLPLGTAGEVIAYLAMSTVAPALYIGVRRPEVVDVRGLMVRSVVFVTAVVGYVALFMAVESLVEILGGRVPPPGTLAIIGAVAATTFHPLQVVLRAVVDELLFGVRPDPLGAATRVVGHIGDDPVLALRAIREALVLPYAALRLDGSTIAESGAEVTHTRILPLALGPDRSGELAVGLRPGDLTLSAGDSHVLSLVAPLLAQTLRARALADELRESRGQAITAIEEERRRLRRDLHDGLGARLSGIAFTSDALGNTLRTDPSGAEDLLRTLRQETVTALEDIRGLVYAMRPPALDELGLVTALRQQALALRAPDGTALRVDLRADRLQALPAAVEVAVYRIVLEALTNVARHSTSTNAAVSLTLREQALEIEITDDGSTGTPWQTGVGMASMGERAAELGGTLSAESTPKGGRVHAVLPIPP, encoded by the coding sequence GTGACCGCCTACCCTGCGCTGCTCGCGCTGGCCGTCCTTGGTATGAGCGCGGCCGTCAGCGGGCTGGCGTTGCTCGGCGTGCGGCGGGTCCGGCCGAGCGCCGTACTCATGTTCCTCGCAGGATTGGCCATCATCTCGGGGGCCATTCTGGAAGCGACAGGGGGAGGCTACGTGCCGCGCCTGGCATTCATCATCGGCGGCATGTTGCTTGCGCCGCTCGCACTGACCGCGTACCCGGCGCTCACCTGGCGTCACCCGGTGGACTTCGTCTCGCTGGTGGTGATCGGAGGCTCGGGCGTCCTGGCGGTGGTCTGGGCAGAGAGCGAAGCGGCCGTCATCACGATGGTCCTGGTCGTCGGATGTGCCCTGGTCGCGCACACCTGGTGGAAGATCGAACGTGCCACGGACCCCGACCGGTGGGCCCTTAAGTGGATGGCCCTCGCGGGTTCACTGGTGGGGATAATCATGTTCATCACGCCGTTCCTGCCGCTCGGCACGGCCGGAGAGGTGATTGCCTACCTCGCCATGAGCACCGTCGCACCGGCCCTGTACATCGGGGTCCGCCGGCCCGAGGTGGTCGACGTCAGGGGTCTGATGGTGCGGTCCGTGGTTTTTGTGACCGCGGTGGTCGGCTACGTGGCCCTCTTCATGGCCGTCGAGTCGCTGGTCGAGATCCTGGGCGGCCGCGTCCCGCCTCCGGGCACACTGGCGATCATCGGCGCCGTCGCGGCGACAACGTTCCATCCGCTGCAGGTGGTTCTGCGGGCCGTTGTCGACGAGCTCCTCTTCGGCGTGCGTCCGGATCCGCTGGGGGCGGCCACCCGGGTTGTCGGCCACATCGGTGACGACCCGGTGCTCGCACTGCGGGCGATTCGCGAGGCACTGGTCCTCCCGTACGCTGCGCTCCGGCTGGACGGGAGTACCATCGCCGAGTCCGGGGCAGAGGTCACCCACACCAGGATCCTCCCACTCGCCCTGGGCCCTGACCGGTCGGGCGAACTCGCGGTGGGCCTACGTCCGGGTGATCTGACTCTGTCCGCGGGTGACAGCCACGTGCTCAGCCTGGTGGCGCCGCTGCTGGCCCAGACCCTGCGCGCCCGGGCACTGGCCGACGAGCTGCGGGAGTCACGTGGCCAGGCCATCACCGCAATCGAGGAGGAACGCCGTCGGCTCCGCCGCGACCTCCACGACGGCCTCGGCGCCCGGCTGTCCGGGATCGCGTTCACGTCGGACGCCTTAGGTAATACCCTGCGCACCGATCCTTCCGGAGCAGAGGACCTGCTGCGGACCCTGCGCCAGGAGACAGTGACCGCGCTCGAGGACATCCGGGGGCTGGTCTACGCGATGCGGCCACCTGCGCTCGACGAGCTCGGTCTCGTCACCGCCCTGCGGCAGCAGGCACTGGCCCTGCGGGCTCCTGACGGGACAGCACTGCGGGTCGATCTGCGCGCAGACAGGCTGCAGGCGCTCCCCGCCGCCGTCGAGGTGGCGGTCTACCGCATCGTCCTCGAGGCGCTGACCAACGTGGCCAGGCACTCCACATCTACTAATGCGGCGGTCAGCCTCACACTCCGTGAGCAGGCCCTCGAGATCGAGATCACCGACGACGGGAGCACCGGTACTCCGTGGCAGACCGGCGTCGGCATGGCCTCCATGGGCGAGCGGGCGGCCGAGCTCGGCGGCACGCTCTCCGCCGAGAGCACCCCCAAGGGCGGCCGGGTGCACGCTGTGCTGCCGATCCCGCCGTGA
- the mgtA gene encoding magnesium-translocating P-type ATPase gives MPELNVRERSSLQLPIVDAASLAAEQVLEQLNSGPAGLSDPEAAARLAELGPNAVRTHRANGWAVLGRQFASPILILLLITAGLSLFLGDATNSIVIGVILLVSVGLGFTNEFRAERASEALHSRVTHRAVVLREGTTKDVDVTALVPGDVVHLSLGAIIPADIRLLGTKNLLCDESILTGESLPAAKDPATVAAASSLADLASCVFMGTVIQSGGCTGVVVATGGRAEFGRIALGLGERQPQTEFQLGLKRFSFLLLQVAIGLTSLIFIANLLLQRPLIESLLFSLAIAVGITPQLLPAVVSTSLATGTRQLAKRKVLVKRLVCIEDLGDMDILVTDKTGTLTEGRISFTGALPVTPDLSDADLLTLGLLATESDYTEAKLSSAGQNPLDAALWDSSEAVGFDPSRFERLDLIDFDHQRRRTSVLVREAGGPARLVTKGAPEDVLALCGPTPPAVQAMLDEQFDAGSRVVAVATRPAAGLGKIAPDDERDLVLAGFLIFLDRPKANAKSSLDQLAALGISVKIATGDNAKVAEKVCAEVGVLSGGTLTGADIEKLSDAELAASARTATIFARVSPEQKARIIKLLRQSGGSVGFMGDGVNDALALHKADIGISVDSATDVAKDAADVVLMDKDLGVLAEGVMEGRRIFANTIKYVLMGTSSNFGNMFSAATASVVLSFLPMLPGQILLNNLLYDSGQLAIPGDRVDREQLRAPSHWNIAFIRRFMFLFGPISSLFDFATFALMLFAFDAVPGEFRAGWFIESIATQTLIIFAIRTRRVPFLRSRPSAGLIVASLGVVVLGILLPLSPLAGLLGFDPLPVPFFLALLGMIVVYLVLVEGAKQWFFSRDAQKIPAGPVPVRPRPDTHHIARRAFRFSAPVPVAAPRHRRRMLP, from the coding sequence ATGCCAGAGCTGAACGTCCGCGAGCGGAGTTCCCTCCAGTTGCCTATCGTCGACGCCGCCAGCCTTGCCGCCGAGCAGGTGCTGGAGCAGCTGAACTCCGGCCCCGCAGGGCTGTCCGACCCGGAAGCAGCGGCGCGCCTGGCCGAACTCGGACCCAACGCCGTCCGCACCCACCGGGCCAACGGCTGGGCGGTGCTGGGCCGGCAGTTCGCCAGCCCCATCCTCATCCTGCTGCTCATCACCGCCGGGCTGTCCTTGTTCCTGGGCGACGCCACCAATTCGATCGTGATCGGCGTGATCCTGCTGGTCAGCGTGGGCCTGGGCTTCACCAATGAATTTCGCGCCGAGCGGGCCTCCGAGGCCCTGCACTCCCGCGTCACCCACCGCGCAGTGGTGCTCCGCGAGGGGACCACCAAGGACGTGGACGTTACCGCCCTGGTGCCAGGCGACGTCGTCCATCTCTCCCTGGGCGCCATCATTCCCGCCGACATACGGCTCCTGGGCACCAAGAACCTCCTCTGCGACGAGAGCATCCTGACGGGGGAGTCGCTGCCGGCCGCCAAGGACCCGGCGACGGTGGCGGCCGCCTCGTCCCTGGCTGACCTCGCCTCCTGCGTCTTCATGGGCACCGTCATCCAGTCCGGCGGCTGCACCGGCGTGGTGGTGGCTACGGGCGGCCGTGCCGAATTCGGCCGGATCGCCCTGGGCCTGGGCGAACGGCAGCCGCAGACCGAATTCCAGCTGGGGCTCAAACGCTTCTCCTTCCTGTTGCTCCAGGTGGCCATCGGGCTCACTTCGCTGATCTTCATCGCCAACCTGCTGCTGCAGCGCCCGCTCATCGAATCGCTGCTGTTCTCCCTGGCCATCGCGGTGGGCATCACGCCGCAGCTGCTTCCCGCCGTCGTCAGCACCAGCCTGGCCACCGGCACCCGGCAGCTGGCCAAGCGGAAGGTCCTGGTCAAACGGCTGGTCTGCATCGAGGACCTGGGGGACATGGACATCCTGGTGACCGACAAGACCGGCACCCTGACGGAGGGGCGGATCAGTTTCACCGGCGCGCTTCCGGTGACCCCGGACCTGTCCGACGCCGATCTGCTCACCCTGGGGCTCCTGGCCACTGAGTCCGACTACACCGAGGCCAAACTCTCCTCCGCCGGGCAGAACCCGCTGGACGCGGCCCTCTGGGACAGCTCCGAAGCGGTCGGCTTCGATCCTTCCCGCTTCGAGCGCCTTGACCTGATCGACTTCGACCACCAGCGCCGGCGCACCAGCGTGCTGGTGCGGGAGGCCGGTGGCCCGGCGCGCCTGGTCACCAAGGGTGCGCCCGAGGACGTCCTGGCCCTCTGCGGACCCACCCCGCCTGCCGTGCAGGCAATGCTGGATGAACAGTTCGACGCCGGCTCCCGGGTGGTGGCAGTGGCCACCCGGCCCGCCGCGGGACTTGGTAAAATCGCCCCGGACGACGAGCGGGACCTGGTTTTGGCGGGTTTCCTGATTTTCCTGGACCGGCCCAAGGCCAACGCCAAGTCGTCCCTGGACCAGCTGGCGGCGCTGGGTATCTCGGTGAAGATCGCCACCGGGGACAACGCCAAGGTCGCCGAAAAAGTCTGCGCCGAGGTGGGCGTGCTGTCCGGCGGGACCCTGACCGGCGCAGACATCGAAAAGTTGTCCGACGCCGAACTCGCCGCCTCCGCCCGGACCGCCACCATCTTCGCCCGCGTCTCACCCGAACAGAAGGCGCGGATCATCAAGCTGCTGCGGCAGAGCGGCGGGTCGGTCGGGTTCATGGGCGACGGCGTCAACGACGCCCTGGCCCTGCACAAGGCGGACATCGGCATATCCGTGGACAGCGCCACCGACGTCGCGAAGGACGCCGCCGACGTCGTGCTGATGGACAAGGACCTCGGGGTCCTGGCGGAGGGCGTGATGGAGGGGCGGCGGATCTTCGCGAACACCATCAAATACGTGCTGATGGGAACGTCCAGCAACTTCGGCAACATGTTCAGCGCCGCCACGGCATCCGTGGTGCTGAGCTTCCTGCCCATGCTGCCCGGCCAGATCCTGCTCAACAACCTGCTCTACGACTCCGGCCAGCTTGCCATCCCGGGCGACCGCGTGGACAGGGAACAGCTCCGGGCCCCGTCGCACTGGAACATCGCCTTCATCCGGCGCTTCATGTTCCTCTTTGGGCCAATCAGCTCGCTCTTCGACTTCGCCACCTTCGCTCTGATGCTGTTCGCGTTCGACGCCGTGCCGGGGGAGTTCCGGGCGGGCTGGTTCATCGAATCCATTGCCACACAGACGCTCATCATCTTCGCCATAAGGACCCGGCGCGTGCCGTTCCTGCGCAGCCGGCCCTCGGCCGGTCTGATCGTCGCCTCGCTGGGCGTGGTGGTGCTGGGCATCTTGCTGCCGCTCTCACCCCTGGCCGGTTTGCTTGGCTTCGACCCGCTCCCGGTCCCGTTCTTCCTGGCGCTGCTGGGCATGATCGTGGTCTATCTGGTCCTGGTGGAGGGCGCCAAGCAGTGGTTCTTCTCCCGCGACGCCCAAAAGATCCCCGCCGGGCCGGTGCCCGTCCGCCCCCGGCCGGACACCCACCACATCGCTCGCCGGGCTTTCCGCTTCAGCGCCCCGGTTCCCGTGGCCGCGCCGCGGCACCGGCGCCGCATGCTGCCGTGA
- a CDS encoding cation:proton antiporter, whose product MSFFQLSLIAAVALLGPLLALSQKWHLPVVLGQLLAGIAIGRTGLGLVDSSDPTFTFVADVGFALIMFVAGTHVPMRDQAIRPALGGGALRAGIAAVLAAAVGIVIAFAFGTGHAPLYIVLLASSSAALVLPIVDSLRLTGPKVLTTTAQVAVADIACIVALPLAVDPPNAPRTAAGAAVVAACAAVLFFVLRWLERSGTRARMHDLSEERKFALELRIQLALLFALSGLAVVGHVSIMLAGFSFGLVVAAVGEPRRLAHQLFAVSDGFLGPVFFVWLGASLDLRTLAGSPRMILLGICLGFGTLLVHGSLRLLGQPLSLAVLAASQLGVPVAAATVGSQLHLLEPGEAAAMILGALISIGASTVAGSRAARTFTQPARAPEGKPSEGGPTVAA is encoded by the coding sequence GTGTCGTTCTTTCAGCTTTCGCTGATCGCCGCTGTCGCGCTCCTCGGTCCGCTGCTGGCGCTGTCCCAAAAATGGCACCTTCCCGTGGTGCTGGGGCAGTTGCTGGCCGGTATCGCGATCGGGCGCACGGGACTGGGACTGGTGGACTCCTCGGATCCCACGTTCACCTTTGTGGCCGACGTCGGGTTCGCCCTCATCATGTTCGTCGCCGGGACGCATGTCCCCATGCGGGACCAGGCCATCCGCCCCGCACTGGGTGGTGGCGCCCTGCGTGCCGGCATCGCCGCCGTGCTCGCGGCCGCCGTCGGAATCGTCATTGCCTTTGCCTTTGGCACCGGACATGCTCCCCTTTACATCGTTCTGCTCGCTTCCTCTTCGGCAGCCTTGGTCCTGCCGATCGTCGATTCGCTGCGGCTGACGGGACCAAAGGTCCTGACGACGACGGCACAAGTGGCGGTAGCGGACATCGCCTGTATTGTGGCGCTTCCGCTTGCTGTCGATCCGCCCAATGCGCCGAGGACAGCCGCCGGCGCAGCCGTCGTCGCGGCGTGCGCTGCAGTCTTGTTCTTTGTCCTTCGATGGCTGGAGCGCAGCGGCACGCGCGCACGGATGCATGATTTGTCCGAGGAGCGGAAGTTCGCCCTGGAGCTCAGGATCCAGCTTGCCTTGCTCTTCGCGCTCTCCGGGCTTGCCGTCGTGGGCCACGTGTCCATTATGCTGGCCGGGTTCTCCTTCGGCCTGGTGGTCGCAGCGGTGGGAGAACCCCGGCGGCTGGCCCATCAACTCTTCGCCGTCAGCGATGGCTTTCTGGGGCCGGTGTTTTTCGTATGGCTGGGCGCATCGCTTGACTTGCGCACCCTTGCGGGAAGCCCAAGGATGATTCTCCTCGGGATTTGCCTGGGGTTTGGAACGCTGCTGGTCCATGGAAGCCTGCGGCTGCTCGGCCAGCCTCTGTCGCTCGCGGTGCTTGCAGCGTCCCAGCTGGGAGTGCCGGTTGCCGCCGCCACTGTCGGCTCCCAATTGCATCTGCTGGAACCGGGAGAAGCCGCGGCCATGATCCTCGGGGCCCTCATCAGCATTGGGGCGAGCACCGTCGCGGGCTCCCGGGCCGCCCGCACGTTTACGCAGCCCGCCCGAGCGCCCGAAGGCAAGCCATCCGAGGGCGGCCCGACCGTGGCTGCCTAG
- a CDS encoding MFS transporter gives MSTTSGAVSPTLETNISPRDPKKAAMSGWIGGALEYYDFALYGLAATLIFPAIFFPSENPTVAIIASLATYAVGYVSRPLGAVVLGAYGDRHGRKHVLVFAMLLMGFATFAVGLLPTYGQVGVLAPVLLVILRLIQGFAVAGELGGASAMIVEHSPDARRGFFSSFSLQGTQVGSILATAVLLPLAAVLPRDQLEAWGWRIPFLLSAVVILAGYLIRRRAQEPPAYLAQTETGKAKQRFPLMEILRTRPGVLVRCVIMTFTNVIGMATLIFGVSYATQKGYGIGFSSSEFLWVTLVANLAAVVTIPLFGALSDRIGRRWLMVTGGIAGGLLAGGYLWAIDQRSLVLVFVCVVLVQGIFFQMWNATFATFFQEQFPMRMRVTGFAVSQNLGLMIASFFPSIFTAIAPPGSANVPLVIGLTTFGICVVAAAATLLSSSTKGKSLQDLEI, from the coding sequence ATGAGCACCACTTCAGGGGCTGTCAGCCCTACCCTCGAAACGAACATCAGCCCGCGGGATCCCAAGAAAGCCGCCATGAGCGGGTGGATCGGCGGCGCGCTCGAGTACTACGATTTCGCGCTGTACGGCCTCGCCGCCACGCTCATCTTCCCTGCCATCTTCTTCCCGTCCGAGAATCCGACTGTCGCGATCATCGCCTCACTGGCGACGTATGCGGTGGGCTATGTCTCCCGCCCGCTTGGCGCTGTTGTGCTCGGCGCCTATGGTGACAGGCACGGGCGCAAGCATGTTCTCGTCTTCGCAATGCTGCTCATGGGTTTCGCTACCTTCGCAGTGGGGCTGCTGCCCACGTACGGGCAGGTAGGCGTCCTGGCACCCGTGCTTCTCGTGATCCTCCGCCTGATCCAGGGATTTGCTGTGGCAGGCGAACTCGGGGGCGCCAGCGCCATGATCGTCGAGCACTCCCCGGACGCCAGGCGAGGCTTCTTCTCGAGCTTCAGCCTTCAGGGCACGCAGGTCGGCTCGATCCTGGCCACTGCTGTCTTGCTTCCCCTGGCCGCCGTTCTGCCCCGCGACCAGCTGGAAGCCTGGGGCTGGCGAATTCCGTTCCTTCTCAGCGCCGTCGTCATCCTGGCCGGGTACCTCATCCGCCGTCGGGCCCAGGAGCCTCCGGCCTACCTGGCCCAGACCGAAACGGGCAAAGCGAAGCAGCGGTTCCCGCTCATGGAGATCCTCCGCACCCGCCCGGGGGTCCTGGTCCGCTGTGTCATCATGACCTTTACCAACGTGATCGGCATGGCAACGCTCATCTTCGGCGTCTCCTACGCCACCCAAAAGGGCTACGGCATCGGCTTCTCCAGCAGCGAATTCCTCTGGGTAACCCTCGTGGCCAATCTGGCCGCCGTCGTGACCATCCCGCTGTTCGGTGCGCTTTCCGACAGGATCGGACGCCGATGGCTCATGGTGACCGGCGGGATCGCTGGCGGCCTGCTCGCCGGGGGCTACCTGTGGGCCATCGACCAGCGGAGCCTGGTGCTGGTTTTTGTGTGCGTCGTCCTGGTGCAGGGCATCTTCTTCCAGATGTGGAACGCCACCTTCGCCACCTTCTTCCAGGAGCAGTTCCCCATGCGGATGCGGGTCACGGGATTTGCGGTGTCGCAGAACCTCGGCCTCATGATCGCGTCCTTCTTCCCGAGCATCTTCACGGCCATCGCTCCCCCGGGGTCGGCGAATGTGCCGCTGGTCATCGGGCTCACAACATTCGGCATTTGCGTTGTTGCGGCTGCGGCAACCCTCCTGTCGTCGAGCACCAAGGGCAAGTCGCTCCAGGATCTCGAAATCTAG